A genomic window from Silene latifolia isolate original U9 population chromosome Y, ASM4854445v1, whole genome shotgun sequence includes:
- the LOC141630798 gene encoding uncharacterized protein LOC141630798: protein MFLGLTRPGYVLGGYVRRLWKLHEIDNVALLANGICVVRFKDEISKQTMLRSGPVFYDNKPLVVKKWQPDSRFYGLDLKFWGLALNKIAGLVGKPIRTDVATQAKFFLGFARIMVEVTLDQVFPDVIEFLDENDILHRQIVHYEWKPVKCSECRGMGHTARVCRKKKGQKTQPPATVQEPTQVETQPLPVIDPTAVVTPMPFDWRVLNTMTPAKMMTRMLKGADKSFGEGRTFMDRLRISIGDVRRLLHINNIGLCGLLETRVKSHAINKVKNGIGSKWQVIYNNDVREGGRIWLLWDDQVFHVDVLSKEAQVVHVRVTFLPKQFTWVMSLVYGFNKLHDRSSLWTSLNQLGQLIREPWLVMGDFNNVIHMDERIRSVVTTAEVQDFQDCMDSCGLLDLYTFGAFFTWNKKQVGQARVYSRIDRVLANDYWVLNGPASSISFLPEGLYDHSLCVLDLWQDGVKPKTSFHCFNMWGKSEDFLSIMAEVWA from the exons ATGTTCTTGGGGCTAACCCGCCCTGGTTATGTCCTAGGAGGGTATGTAAGGAGATTATGGAAACTTCATGAAATTGATAATGTTGCTCTTCTGGCAAATGGAATTTGTGTTGTCAGATTTAAGGATGAAATAAGTAAACAGACTATGCTTCGATCAGGTCCTGTGTTTTATGATAACAAACCTTTAGTGGTTAAGAAATGGCAGCCTGAT AGTCGCTTTTATGGTCTTGACCTTAAGTTCTGGGGATTAGCTTTGAACAAAATAGCAGGGTTGGTTGGGAAGCCTATTCGTACTGATGTTGCTACTCAGGCTAAGTTCTTCTTAGGGTTTGCTAGGATAATGGTGGAAGTCACTTTGGATCAGGTTTTCCCTGATGTAATTGAGTTTTTGGATGAGAATGATATTTTACATAGACAAATTGTTCATTATGAGTGGAAACCTGTTAAGTGCTCAGAGTGTAGGGGTATGGGTCATACGGCAAGAGTGTGCAGGAAGAAAAAAGGCCAG AAGACACAGCCACCTGCTACTGTTCAGGAGCCTACTCAGGTTGAGACCCAACCATTGCCTGTTATTGACCCTACTGCAGTAGTGACGCCTATGCCTTTTGATTGGAgagttcttaataccatgacccCTGCAAAAATGATGACTAGAATGCTTAAGGGTGCTGACAAATCTTTTGGTGAGGGCAGGACTTTCATGGATAGATTGAGGATCTCCATC GGAGATGTTAGACGTCTACTGCATATCAATAATATTGGTCTATGTGGTTTGTTAGAGACTAGAGTTAAATCTCATGCTATCAATAAAGTTAAAAATGGCATTGGTAGTAAGTGGCAAGTTATTTACAATAATGATGTTAGGGAGGGTGGAAGAATCTGGTTATTGTGGGACGATCAGGTTTTTCATGTTGATGTTCTCTCTAAGGAAGCTCAAGTTGTTCATGTTAGGGTGACTTTCTTACCTAAGCAGTTCACTTGGGTGATGTCCTTAGTTTATGGCTTTAATAAGCTCCATGACAGGAGCTCTCTCTGGACTTCTCTTAATCAACTAGGGCAGTTAATAAGGGAGCCTTGGTTAGTTATGGGAGATTTCAACAATGTTATTCATAtggatgagagaattaggtctgTTGTTACTACTGCTGAAGTCCAAGATTTTCAGGATTGTATGGACTCTTGTGGCTTACTTGACTTATATACCTTTGGTGCCTTCTTCACTTGGAACAAAAAACAAGTGGGGCAGGCTAGGGTGTATAGTCGAATTGATAGAGTCTTGGCAAATGATTATTGGGTGTTAAATGGTCCTGCTAGTAGTATTTCTTTCCTCCCTGAAGGGCTCTATGATCATAGTCTTTGTGTATTGGACTTATGGCAAGATGGTGTCAAACCTAAAACTAGCTTCCATTGTTTCAATATGTGGGGGAAGAGTGAGGATTTTTTATCTATTATGGCAGAAGTGTGGGCGTAA